The following are encoded together in the Anabrus simplex isolate iqAnaSimp1 chromosome 5, ASM4041472v1, whole genome shotgun sequence genome:
- the LOC136874911 gene encoding uncharacterized protein has product MTSRKKSGRIIVLLAGSSDGFIPNCLGIVKTSFKTSTSRVEISPLTFSKWFECLLKNLKKPSVIVMDSSRPHCAPSNDTPTVTWKREAILEWFKSKCPDVLIRPGIQKAELLELVDANKPKTTVYAVDKKAEAEGHKVIRLPPYHGHFNAIEHIWVQLKDCVGRNSKDLNAPDIELLVREAVQTITPSDWNVAVCQTRKTAEEAWGKEKILEESVEKLVMTVRESKASASSCDEEYDDVEEEEDSGGEDEQGDGDEDE; this is encoded by the coding sequence ATGACGTCACGTAAGAAAAGTGGCAGAATTATTGTGCTGTTGGCTGGCTCATCGGATGGTTTCATCCCGAACTGCCTGGGGATTGTTAAAACATCCTTCAAGACTTCTACCTCTCGTGTGGAGATTAGCCCTCTcacattctcgaagtggtttgaGTGCCTTCTGAAGAACCTAAAGAAACCGTCCGTCATTGTGATGGACAGTTCCCGTCCTCATTGTGCTCCTTCGAATGACACACCAACTGTTACTTGGAAGAGGGAAGCCATACTGGAATGGTTCAAGAGCAAATGTCCGGATGTCTTAATCAGGCCTGGGATTCAGAAAGCGGAACTCTTGGAACTGGTAGATGCGAATAAACCTAAGACTACCGTCTATGCTGTGGATAAGAAAGCTGAAGCTGAGGGGCACAAAGTAATCAGGTTGCCTCCTTATCATGGTCATTTTAATGCCATAGAGCATATCTGGGTACAGCTGAAAGACTGCGTAGGTCGCAACAGCAAGGATTTGAATGCGCCCGATATTGAGTTACTGGTGAGAGAAGCTGTCCAGACTATCACTCCTTCGGACTGGAACGTTGCCGTGTGCCAAACGAGGAAAACTGCCGAGGAGGCGTGGGGAAAGGAAAAAATCCTAGAAGAGAGTGTAGAGAAACTAGTTATGACTGTCAGGGAATCCAAAGCCAGTGCCAGTTCCTGTGATGAAGAGTACGatgatgtagaagaagaagaagacagtgggGGAGAGGACGAACAGGGGGATGGAGATGAAGATGAATGA